A single genomic interval of Antechinus flavipes isolate AdamAnt ecotype Samford, QLD, Australia chromosome 1, AdamAnt_v2, whole genome shotgun sequence harbors:
- the FBXO43 gene encoding F-box only protein 43: MSNSPSVEASVTLRNGAESPNVSFKFSSFGGFSSTSSFQDSGYSDSLKASSFDYTDTENIEKITKGLPSTREYSENSSLGLTCCVDSRTENKISSSFFRKEANEIPELCETPKVTKKKTFFRRRLNITNIVSRGNPEHFDKQNYSLGSCAATLPMNQLLCFEERVSKKALKESPRQTIFTPVATSTLKADEATSNSQKLRLSFSQHKTSTIDDSKSDCSLFEVECISPIQGSNSTDALTNDFGDSILSINGETTGPELLGSSCEVLCETNDDLYITPISNLVANIKFCGYSPAEVIDNISTPKDSGFNSLGLDKSQDSFSDHEGSFQELFQKPLETGRTLGTKRKPRNVGRVRRLSTLRERSSQSETEEDKPFVNSGFKAKIASGISPNEQIDNSGDSILGLKDLSKTPALQLVHEIIMKSKRKRFQQTGIRSRLKENDGEESSLLDYVLAGLIGKKMGLEKLDILTELKFRNLKHILAMVLDALTVENLCSVWRVSKNWREIVTQDKKANQRRKIYMQQLKTDSKGNILCVEDAATRLNLLNRSALRSVQAQARTPGSQKEEISTPSPWGQILTPKECCSVTQLPSKQEEYVKVAKTLFIDEALKPCPRCQSPAKYQPIKKRGLCSREACGFDFCVLCLCTYHGAEECSSRSAKPRNKKDALPGSAQSKRNLKRL, encoded by the exons ATGTCAAACAGTCCCTCAGTTGAAGCTAGTGTGACTTTAAGAAATGGGGCAGAATCTCCTAATGTCAGTTTTAAGTTCTCCAGCTTTGGAGGCTTCTCATCCACATCATCATTTCAAGATAGTGGCTACAGTGACTCTCTGAAGGCTTCCAGTTTTGACTATACTGATACGGAAAACATAGAAAAGATTACAAAAGGATTACCATCCACACGGGAATACTCTGAAAATTCTAGTCTGGGTTTGACCTGTTGTGTGGATTCTCGGACTGAAAATAAAATCTCTAGCTCTTTTTTCAGGAAAGAAGCAAATGAAATCCCAGAGCTTTGTGAAACTCCAAAAGTAACTAAGAAGAAAACTTTTTTCCGTAGACGGTTGAATATAACAAATATTGTTTCAAGAGGGAACCCAGAACATTTTGACAAGCAAAACTATTCTTTAGGAAGCTGTGCAGCAACACTACCCATGAACCAACTCCTCTGTTTTGAAGAAAGAGTTTCAAAAAAGGCTTTGAAAGAGTCTCCAAGGCAAACCATTTTCACTCCTGTAGCCACTAGTACTTTAAAAGCAGATGAAGCTACTTCCAACAGTCAAAAATTGAGACTTTCTTTTTCTCAGCATAAAACATCCACAATTGATGATTCCAAAAGTGACTGTAGCCTATTTGAAGTTGAGTGTATTTCTCCAATTCAGGGAAGCAACAGTACAGATGCTCTCACCAATGACTTTGGGGATAGCATTTTAAGTATTAATGGAGAGACTACAGGCCCTGAGCTGCTGGGATCATCTTGTGAAGTGCTCTGTGAAACGAATGATGACCTATACATAACCCCAATTAGTAACTTGGTAGCAAATATTAAGTTTTGTGGTTATAGCCCAGCTGAGGTGATAGACAATATTTCCACACCCAAAGACAGTGGTTTTAATTCACTGGGTCTGGATAAGTCACAAGATTCCTTCTCTGACCATGAGGGTTCTTTTCAAGAATTATTTCAGAAACCCCTGGAGACTGGGAGGACTTTGGGCACAAAGAGAAAACCAAGAAATGTCGGAAGAGTGAGAAGACTATCCACACTCCGGGAGCGTAGTTCACAATCTGAAACAGAAGAAGATAAGCCTTTTGTGAATTCTGGCTTTAAAGCAAAAATAGCTTCTGGCATTTCTCCAAATGAACAGATTGATAATAGTGGAGATTCGATTTTAGGTCTTAAGGATTTATCAAAGACACCTGCTTTACAACTTGTCCATGAGATTATCatgaaaagcaaaaggaaaaggtttCAGCAAACAGGAATACGGAGCCGTCTAAAAGAGAATGATGGGGAAGAATCATCTTTATTGGATTATGTGCTTGCAGGACTTATTGGCAAGAAGATGGGCCTGGAAAAACTGGACATCTTAACagaattaaaatttagaaatttaaaacaCATTCTTGCCATGGTATTAGATGCCTTGACAGTGGAAAACCTATGCAG TGTTTGGAGAGTAAGCAAAAATTGGCGTGAAATTGTTACGCAAGataaaaaagcaaatcaaagaaggaaaatttatatGCAACAATTGAAGACAGATTCCAag GGGAATATATTATGTGTCGAGGATGCTGCAACAAGGCTCAATCTTTTAAACAGATCAGCTCTGAGATCTGTGCAGGCTCAAGCTAGAACACCTGGTTCTCAAAAAGAAGAGATTTCAACACCATCTCCTTGGGGACAAATTTTAACGCCCAAAGAATGCTGCTCTGTTACTCAGTTACCTAGCAAACAGGAAGAGTATGTTAAG GTGGCCAAAACACTTTTTATTGATGAAGCATTAAAACCTTGTCCAAGGTGCCAGTCCCCTGCTAAGTATCAACCAATTAAGAAACGGGGACTGTGCAGTCGAGAAGCCTGTGGTTTTGACTTTTGTGTGTTGTGTCTATGTACATACCATGGGGCAGAAGAATGTAGCAGTAGATCTGCAAAGCCACGAAATAAAAAAGATGCTCTTCCAGGAAGTGCTCAGAGCAAGCGCaacttaaaaagactttaa